In Polyangiaceae bacterium, a genomic segment contains:
- a CDS encoding HAD family hydrolase, which translates to MDTELTPSPTAGARDSAGLLRVTERPCDRCGKPVDPLRAPRVAIFHERFHYFCSAECREGFDPENAGAELPAPRRMGALRQEDVIATLAQTPDDLGLRQKTAEALSEIVEAGLEGGLSDPDDLGPVADPRGTGVEVVEPTDLPTLMVLMAGLAGLLSLLLSLAGDFRALVFIRAIVLVVGNAALVARYFAGARDATEPHPVALMGAPLVAALVTLVTSLSSGPNEIVNVAGAALVASAAGIWLVQRARRPIEAEREHIQTSLAAATRRVVGQELSPATANELHPGEEILIEAGETVPADVSIIAGEAQVEPWLGAGHREARGEGESLVAGAKVVQGRVRAIVAWSGLDRAWVRLTNDPRRRAELIAPSARAGRLLAERGGPALALVAGLAALAAGASWVGVLAYVVAAQAAVATAGVAQIGGLHVGLGVLSALRRGVAYRSAAAFEKAGHATVGAFCARGTLLLGEPEVASIEVFGSDPAERILGWVAGAEAGSTHPVAVAVTRAARDRGVRPDGVRSLTTLPGLGVVGVTSGGEALAVGSRALMLRERIGVASAEARINELEGMGRTALLVAVGERLVGLVGLQDGLRPGARAAVQYLLDASIEPVLISGDARETCEALGRSLDIDHIRPEILPADRGAEIKRLADAGAQVVVFGRSPADDVALGAADVSVALASAGSISAEWNVQLATDAIRDAAFAVAVAGRARREARLGVLLAVLPGVVGVATMAVGALSPAVTPVLALLGTAIAVLRSNSQSG; encoded by the coding sequence ATGGATACGGAGCTGACGCCGTCGCCGACAGCGGGCGCAAGGGACTCTGCTGGGCTCCTGCGGGTCACCGAGCGTCCCTGCGATCGCTGTGGAAAGCCCGTCGATCCGTTGCGCGCGCCCCGTGTCGCGATCTTTCACGAGCGCTTCCACTACTTCTGCTCCGCGGAGTGTCGCGAAGGCTTCGATCCCGAGAACGCCGGGGCAGAGCTGCCAGCGCCGCGGCGCATGGGCGCGCTGCGCCAGGAAGACGTGATCGCGACCCTGGCTCAAACGCCGGATGATCTCGGCTTGCGCCAAAAGACCGCCGAGGCGCTCAGCGAGATCGTTGAAGCCGGACTCGAGGGCGGTCTATCGGATCCCGACGATCTCGGTCCGGTTGCTGATCCTCGAGGAACCGGTGTCGAGGTCGTCGAGCCGACTGATCTGCCGACCCTGATGGTGTTGATGGCAGGTCTGGCAGGGCTGCTGTCGCTGCTCCTGTCACTCGCGGGCGACTTTCGCGCCCTGGTCTTCATCCGCGCGATCGTGCTGGTGGTTGGCAACGCCGCCTTGGTCGCTCGCTACTTTGCTGGCGCGCGAGACGCGACGGAACCCCACCCCGTTGCGCTGATGGGCGCGCCACTTGTTGCGGCACTCGTGACCCTGGTCACGTCGCTCAGCTCGGGTCCGAATGAGATCGTCAACGTCGCTGGCGCAGCCCTCGTCGCGAGCGCCGCCGGGATCTGGCTGGTGCAGCGCGCGCGGCGCCCGATTGAAGCGGAGCGTGAGCACATCCAGACCTCCCTCGCCGCGGCTACTCGGCGCGTCGTTGGACAGGAGCTCTCGCCGGCTACCGCCAACGAGCTGCATCCCGGCGAAGAAATCCTGATCGAGGCGGGCGAGACGGTGCCCGCGGACGTCAGCATCATCGCCGGGGAGGCGCAGGTCGAGCCGTGGCTAGGCGCGGGTCATCGCGAAGCCCGCGGTGAAGGTGAATCCTTGGTTGCTGGGGCGAAGGTCGTGCAGGGGCGTGTACGCGCCATTGTTGCCTGGTCCGGCCTCGACCGCGCGTGGGTGCGCCTGACGAACGACCCGCGTCGCCGCGCGGAATTGATCGCGCCGAGCGCGCGGGCGGGGCGTTTGCTCGCGGAGCGTGGTGGTCCCGCGCTCGCTTTGGTGGCGGGCCTTGCGGCGCTGGCCGCGGGTGCGTCTTGGGTCGGCGTGCTCGCCTATGTGGTGGCCGCTCAAGCCGCTGTCGCCACGGCGGGGGTCGCGCAGATTGGCGGCTTGCACGTGGGTCTTGGCGTGCTCTCTGCGCTTCGGCGCGGGGTCGCGTATCGCAGCGCCGCGGCTTTCGAGAAGGCTGGCCACGCCACGGTTGGCGCGTTCTGTGCGCGGGGTACGTTGCTCCTCGGTGAGCCCGAAGTGGCGAGTATCGAGGTGTTCGGAAGTGATCCTGCGGAGCGCATCCTTGGTTGGGTCGCGGGGGCTGAGGCGGGGTCCACGCATCCTGTTGCGGTTGCGGTGACCCGCGCAGCGCGGGATCGTGGAGTGCGGCCCGACGGGGTTCGCAGCTTGACGACGCTGCCCGGTCTTGGCGTGGTGGGTGTCACCTCAGGTGGTGAAGCGCTCGCGGTCGGGAGCCGCGCCCTGATGTTGCGGGAACGCATCGGCGTTGCCAGTGCGGAGGCGCGCATCAACGAGCTCGAGGGCATGGGCCGCACCGCGTTGCTGGTTGCGGTGGGCGAACGCCTCGTTGGGCTGGTCGGACTGCAGGATGGTTTGCGCCCCGGTGCGCGTGCGGCGGTCCAGTACCTGCTGGACGCGAGCATCGAACCGGTGCTGATCAGTGGAGACGCTCGGGAGACTTGCGAGGCCCTGGGTCGTTCTCTGGATATCGATCATATCCGTCCGGAAATTTTGCCGGCGGATCGCGGCGCGGAGATCAAGCGCCTGGCGGATGCAGGCGCGCAGGTGGTCGTTTTCGGGCGGAGCCCGGCTGATGACGTCGCCCTTGGAGCGGCCGATGTGTCCGTGGCGCTGGCCTCTGCGGGATCGATCAGCGCCGAGTGGAACGTGCAGCTAGCGACCGATGCGATCCGGGACGCCGCCTTTGCTGTTGCGGTAGCCGGACGCGCACGGCGTGAGGCGCGCCTCGGCGTGCTGCTCGCGGTGCTCCCGGGCGTCGTTGGCGTAGCAACCATGGCAGTGGGCGCGCTGAGCCCGGCGGTGACGCCGGTGCTGGCGTTGCTCGGCACTGCCATCGCCGTTCTCCGGAGCAACAGCCAGTCGGGTTGA
- a CDS encoding glycosyltransferase family 2 protein — MSRAKYAFVVPAFDAEDRVAEVVRELFLLESGAPIIVVDDGSGDATAARARAAGARVVRHPVNRGKGAALMTGFEVAHRLGANMAVTVDADGQHLAHEALRLAENPAPSESLVLGIRDLARDQAPGNSQVSNAISNLFLSAFTGHRLADTQCGLRRYPLPRTLDLGTRDRGYAFEAEVLLRASRAAIPIIQVPVEVYYPPPDLRQTHFHVVKDPSRIVRRVLKTLVYTRLSPPRLRDGTK; from the coding sequence ATGTCCCGAGCGAAGTACGCCTTCGTGGTCCCCGCATTCGACGCGGAAGATCGTGTCGCCGAGGTCGTGCGAGAGCTCTTCTTGTTGGAGAGCGGAGCCCCGATCATCGTCGTGGACGACGGCTCAGGGGACGCCACTGCCGCCAGAGCTCGCGCCGCGGGCGCACGCGTCGTGCGCCACCCTGTGAATCGTGGAAAGGGTGCGGCGCTGATGACCGGCTTCGAGGTCGCCCACAGGCTAGGAGCCAACATGGCGGTCACGGTGGACGCCGATGGGCAGCACCTGGCTCATGAGGCGTTGAGACTGGCGGAGAATCCGGCGCCCTCGGAGAGCCTGGTGCTGGGCATTCGTGACCTTGCGCGGGATCAGGCGCCTGGCAACTCTCAGGTCTCGAACGCCATCTCGAATCTGTTTCTCTCCGCGTTCACCGGACATCGCCTCGCGGATACACAGTGTGGGCTCCGTCGCTACCCACTCCCTCGCACTCTAGATCTCGGTACGCGCGATCGCGGCTACGCGTTCGAAGCGGAGGTGTTGCTCCGGGCATCGCGCGCTGCGATCCCGATCATCCAGGTGCCGGTCGAAGTGTACTATCCGCCGCCTGATCTCAGACAGACACATTTTCATGTGGTAAAAGATCCCTCGAGGATCGTGCGCCGCGTGCTGAAGACGCTGGTCTACACCCGGCTCAGCCCCCCCAGGCTGCGTGATGGTACCAAGTAG
- a CDS encoding SDR family NAD(P)-dependent oxidoreductase, whose translation MAIDFKGKVAIVTGAGNGLGKSHALSLAKLGAKVVVNDLGGSVDGSGGSSDAANAVVEQIRAEGGEAVANGASVSDRVGAESIVKTAVDAYGTVDIVINNAGILRDRTFAKVTLDDFELVVNVHLLGGMYVTKAAWPILLEKQYGRVVLTTSSSGLYGNFGQSNYGAAKLGLVGLMNTLKLEGERKNVKVNCIAPIAATRMTENLGIPEEIFNRLKPELVTPAVLFLCSEGAPNGVTIEAGAGHYAKVEVIESAGVNLGDSVSVDDVAGAWDKISDMSGAKAYKMGGEVTAKLVG comes from the coding sequence ATGGCAATTGATTTCAAGGGCAAGGTCGCGATCGTAACGGGTGCAGGCAACGGCTTGGGCAAGAGCCACGCGTTGTCTCTGGCCAAGCTAGGCGCCAAGGTCGTGGTGAACGACCTCGGAGGTAGCGTGGATGGCTCTGGCGGGTCGAGCGACGCTGCGAATGCCGTCGTCGAGCAGATCCGTGCGGAAGGCGGCGAGGCGGTCGCCAACGGTGCTTCCGTCTCCGACCGGGTCGGCGCCGAGAGTATCGTGAAGACCGCTGTCGACGCCTACGGCACCGTCGACATCGTGATCAACAATGCGGGTATTCTGCGCGATCGCACCTTCGCGAAGGTGACGCTGGACGACTTCGAGTTGGTCGTGAACGTGCACCTGTTGGGTGGGATGTACGTGACGAAAGCAGCCTGGCCAATCCTGCTGGAGAAGCAGTACGGGCGCGTCGTGCTCACCACTTCGTCGAGCGGCTTGTACGGGAACTTTGGCCAGTCGAACTACGGCGCCGCAAAGCTCGGGCTCGTCGGCTTGATGAACACGTTGAAGCTCGAGGGCGAGCGCAAGAACGTGAAGGTCAACTGCATCGCGCCCATCGCCGCGACGCGTATGACAGAGAACCTTGGGATCCCTGAGGAAATCTTCAATCGCTTGAAGCCAGAACTCGTCACGCCTGCGGTGCTCTTCTTGTGTAGCGAGGGCGCGCCCAACGGCGTGACCATCGAGGCGGGCGCCGGACACTACGCAAAGGTCGAAGTCATCGAGAGCGCCGGGGTCAACCTGGGTGACTCCGTGAGCGTGGATGACGTCGCTGGCGCGTGGGACAAGATCAGCGACATGAGCGGCGCCAAGGCCTACAAGATGGGCGGCGAAGTCACCGCGAAGCTGGTCGGCTGA
- a CDS encoding PrsW family intramembrane metalloprotease: protein MNIGVALLLALPAPLIGGLVWLRVGRLRPVPPRVVLAVAGASLVFGAGALYVEHLLLKFTDLSLRVEGGNAGTAALAMFLLAAPLEEAAKVGCVWPLYATGRLLSPRVGLLYGVAAGVGLAVVELITASRAVELSGLTGAQLLLGIPLQLFASGLWGYWLGRGDRPRGKWFRVAWLVAVAIHGLYALLISSGSPKLVASALPLALSMGATGWLALRDMTPIEGSVGHERRGILRSLPEPPSLRAMRRALRRSDRPIMLHWILIGGLVTLGVMLVSVGVAVWLGHELAIDFSHAESSGPEAGAPLLLLGSAVLLSFPVAGFLVARASDASSVLEPALGACIAIVLLALTLAVSTSSGVLMSLGLAPVAFLLACVGAWFGTTG, encoded by the coding sequence GTGAACATCGGCGTCGCCCTCCTGCTAGCGCTCCCAGCGCCGCTGATCGGTGGTCTGGTCTGGCTTCGGGTTGGCCGGCTCAGGCCGGTACCGCCGCGTGTGGTCTTGGCGGTAGCGGGGGCGAGCTTGGTGTTCGGGGCGGGGGCGCTCTATGTCGAACACCTGCTGCTGAAGTTCACCGACCTCAGCCTGCGAGTGGAAGGGGGAAACGCCGGCACCGCCGCGCTCGCGATGTTCCTCTTGGCTGCGCCACTGGAGGAGGCAGCCAAGGTTGGCTGCGTCTGGCCGCTCTATGCTACCGGACGCTTGCTCAGCCCTCGCGTGGGTTTGCTCTACGGCGTAGCGGCGGGCGTTGGCCTGGCTGTCGTTGAACTCATCACGGCGAGCCGTGCGGTGGAGCTGAGCGGCTTGACGGGAGCCCAGCTACTGCTCGGGATCCCGCTTCAGTTGTTCGCGTCGGGGTTGTGGGGATACTGGCTCGGCAGAGGCGATAGACCGCGCGGAAAGTGGTTCCGCGTGGCTTGGCTGGTCGCGGTGGCCATTCATGGACTCTACGCGCTGCTGATCAGCTCCGGCTCACCCAAGCTGGTCGCGTCTGCGCTGCCGCTGGCGCTCAGCATGGGGGCCACTGGTTGGTTGGCCTTGCGGGACATGACTCCAATTGAGGGCAGCGTCGGTCACGAGCGCCGCGGCATCTTGAGGTCGCTGCCCGAGCCGCCGTCCCTCAGGGCGATGCGTCGTGCTTTGCGGCGTTCCGATCGACCGATCATGTTGCACTGGATCCTGATCGGTGGGCTCGTGACCCTCGGCGTGATGTTGGTCAGTGTGGGGGTTGCCGTGTGGTTAGGCCATGAGCTCGCGATTGACTTCAGTCACGCAGAGAGCAGCGGACCCGAGGCCGGCGCGCCGCTGCTTCTGTTGGGCAGTGCGGTGTTGCTCTCGTTCCCGGTGGCTGGCTTTCTGGTGGCTCGCGCCAGCGACGCGAGCAGTGTGCTCGAGCCTGCCCTCGGCGCTTGCATCGCGATCGTGCTCTTGGCGCTCACGCTGGCCGTCAGCACCTCTTCCGGCGTCTTGATGTCGCTCGGCTTGGCTCCGGTCGCGTTCTTGCTGGCGTGTGTGGGAGCCTGGTTTGGCACCACCGGTTAG
- a CDS encoding cysteine hydrolase, with amino-acid sequence MDIEVSLSGASNLDPLKDVYREAVSEAPEAQEAIAHRNVALLVIDVQYLDAARGHGVFADAEKSGVPADAQEYYFNRLENLALPNIRRLQDAFRGHRLEVIHTRIMSLTQNGRDRSPGHKRLGLHAAPGSKDAEFIEQVAPQGDEIVFSKTASGVFVSTNLEFVLRNMDIHALFMCGVYTNECVETTARDASDLGFFTSVIEDACATVTPELHNSSLNTLRDRYAKILTTEEAIAELEANAKLQASAKLRPR; translated from the coding sequence ATGGACATCGAAGTGAGCTTGAGTGGAGCTAGCAACCTCGACCCGCTAAAAGACGTTTATCGCGAGGCGGTAAGCGAAGCGCCCGAGGCCCAGGAGGCAATTGCACATCGCAACGTCGCGCTCTTGGTGATCGACGTGCAGTACCTGGACGCGGCGCGGGGCCACGGCGTGTTCGCCGACGCCGAGAAGTCGGGTGTCCCGGCAGACGCGCAGGAGTACTACTTCAACCGCTTGGAGAACCTCGCGCTGCCAAACATTCGGCGCTTGCAGGACGCATTTCGCGGGCACCGACTCGAGGTCATCCACACGCGCATCATGTCGCTCACACAAAACGGTCGCGATCGTAGCCCAGGACACAAGCGTCTCGGGCTGCATGCTGCTCCAGGCTCCAAGGACGCGGAGTTCATCGAGCAAGTCGCGCCTCAAGGCGATGAGATCGTCTTCAGCAAGACCGCGAGTGGAGTCTTCGTCTCGACCAACCTCGAGTTCGTGCTGCGCAATATGGACATCCACGCGCTCTTCATGTGCGGCGTCTACACCAACGAGTGCGTCGAGACGACGGCGCGGGACGCGAGCGACCTCGGCTTCTTTACGAGTGTGATCGAAGACGCCTGCGCGACCGTGACACCTGAGCTCCACAACTCATCGCTCAACACTTTGCGCGATCGCTACGCGAAGATCCTGACGACTGAAGAAGCCATCGCGGAGCTCGAGGCCAACGCAAAGCTGCAAGCCAGCGCAAAACTGCGCCCGCGCTAG
- the argF gene encoding ornithine carbamoyltransferase, whose protein sequence is MTRHFIELADLGEGGIVRALDSADHFLETRGTSEHPRPLTGKSIGLVFQKASTRTRLSLEVAVSELGGHPVVLTSSGSQLGRGEPIKDTARVLGRMVHGITFRTFSHGELMEMVDFAGVPVLNALTDAGHPMQILADLQTVRRKLGKLAGLKYCWLGDGNNMANSWIEAAGLLQLELALACPEGYDPDAAVVSKAKERGAKLSIARRPEEAIEGADVVSTDVFTSMGQEAESAARLKAFAGYELNETLLEKAATKSIVLHCLPAHRGEEISEAVLEGSHSVVWDEAEARLHTSKALFAWAFGG, encoded by the coding sequence GTGACTCGGCACTTCATCGAACTCGCGGATTTGGGTGAGGGGGGCATCGTTCGCGCGCTGGACAGCGCCGATCACTTCCTCGAGACCCGCGGCACCTCAGAGCATCCGCGTCCGCTGACTGGCAAGAGCATCGGCTTGGTGTTCCAGAAGGCCAGCACGCGCACGCGCCTTTCGCTGGAAGTTGCGGTCAGTGAGCTCGGTGGTCACCCCGTGGTGCTCACCTCGAGTGGCTCCCAGCTGGGGCGCGGCGAGCCGATCAAAGACACCGCGCGGGTGCTCGGGCGCATGGTGCACGGCATCACCTTCCGCACCTTCAGCCACGGCGAGCTGATGGAGATGGTGGACTTCGCCGGTGTGCCGGTGCTCAACGCGCTGACCGACGCGGGTCACCCCATGCAAATCCTCGCGGATTTGCAGACAGTGCGTCGCAAGCTGGGCAAGCTCGCGGGGCTGAAATACTGCTGGCTCGGCGACGGCAACAACATGGCCAACAGCTGGATTGAAGCGGCAGGCCTGTTGCAGCTGGAGCTCGCGCTGGCGTGCCCCGAAGGTTACGACCCGGATGCTGCAGTCGTCAGCAAAGCCAAAGAGCGGGGCGCCAAGCTGAGCATCGCGCGCCGCCCTGAAGAGGCGATTGAAGGCGCCGACGTGGTGAGCACGGATGTGTTCACCAGTATGGGCCAGGAAGCGGAGAGCGCCGCGCGGCTCAAGGCATTTGCCGGCTACGAGCTGAACGAGACGCTCCTGGAAAAGGCTGCAACCAAGTCCATCGTGCTCCACTGCTTGCCGGCCCATCGCGGAGAAGAAATCTCCGAGGCGGTGCTCGAAGGCTCGCACAGCGTCGTGTGGGACGAGGCAGAGGCGCGGCTGCACACGTCGAAGGCGCTCTTCGCCTGGGCGTTTGGCGGCTGA
- a CDS encoding acetylornithine/succinylornithine family transaminase, with product MSNTSELVQVAKASLYPNYRQPDLVFGHGRGAELFDLDGKRYIDLFAGIAVSTLGHAHPKLVAAISEQAGKLLHLSNYYYNEQNVLLAERLCRLTNMERAFFCSSGTEAIEAMLKLARRHFWANDQKDRVRVIAFNKAFHGRTLGALAATGQPSYQEGFGPLSPTTHVNYGDLDAVKAAMGDDVCGIIVEAVQGEGGVTPAPEGFLQGLRELCTNAGVLLLGDEVQTGVGRCGTFLGFQSFGVEPDAIALAKGLGGGVPIGAMACKPFLIDALPPGSHGSTFGGSPLASAAANAVLDVMAETQLMDHVSKLGAYLGQQLSNLAEKHSKIAAGARGRGLLQALVLKEGVDARGVVEALRDKGVLVTVAGGVALRFTPPLNIEQPLLDEALKIVDEVLGGVA from the coding sequence ATGAGCAACACTTCCGAGCTAGTGCAGGTTGCCAAAGCGAGCCTGTATCCGAACTACCGCCAGCCCGATCTGGTCTTTGGTCACGGTCGTGGAGCCGAGCTCTTCGATCTCGACGGCAAGCGCTACATCGACCTGTTCGCCGGCATTGCCGTGAGCACGCTGGGGCACGCTCATCCGAAGCTCGTCGCGGCGATCAGCGAGCAAGCCGGCAAGCTCTTGCACCTGTCGAACTACTACTACAACGAGCAGAACGTGCTCTTGGCAGAGCGCCTGTGTCGCCTGACCAACATGGAACGCGCGTTCTTCTGTAGCTCGGGCACGGAGGCCATCGAGGCGATGCTCAAGCTCGCGCGGCGTCACTTCTGGGCGAACGACCAGAAAGACCGCGTGCGCGTGATTGCGTTCAACAAGGCGTTCCACGGCCGCACGCTGGGGGCGCTCGCAGCGACCGGTCAGCCGAGCTACCAGGAAGGCTTCGGTCCGCTCTCACCCACCACGCACGTCAACTACGGCGATCTTGACGCCGTGAAGGCAGCGATGGGCGACGACGTGTGCGGCATCATCGTGGAGGCCGTCCAAGGTGAAGGCGGCGTGACGCCGGCTCCTGAAGGCTTCTTGCAGGGGCTGCGTGAGCTGTGCACGAACGCTGGTGTGCTCTTGCTCGGAGACGAAGTGCAGACCGGCGTCGGGCGCTGCGGTACTTTTCTAGGCTTCCAGAGCTTCGGCGTGGAGCCTGATGCGATCGCACTAGCCAAGGGCCTCGGCGGCGGCGTGCCGATTGGCGCCATGGCGTGCAAGCCGTTCTTGATTGATGCGTTGCCTCCCGGAAGTCACGGCAGCACCTTTGGTGGTAGCCCGCTGGCGTCCGCTGCGGCGAACGCCGTGCTCGACGTGATGGCGGAGACCCAGCTGATGGACCACGTGTCCAAGCTGGGCGCTTACCTCGGACAGCAGCTGTCAAACCTCGCGGAAAAGCACTCGAAGATCGCCGCCGGCGCTCGCGGTCGCGGCCTCTTGCAGGCGTTGGTGCTGAAAGAAGGCGTGGACGCGCGCGGCGTGGTGGAAGCGCTGCGCGACAAGGGCGTGTTGGTCACCGTCGCTGGCGGGGTCGCGCTGCGCTTCACGCCGCCCCTCAACATCGAGCAGCCCCTGCTCGACGAGGCGCTGAAGATCGTCGACGAGGTTCTCGGAGGTGTGGCGTGA
- a CDS encoding GNAT family N-acetyltransferase, with protein MQHVASLTGEPRRWSRQSAEGAHVISTERARLQLDWLTWQLQHSYWAQGIPPEVVEGAVRGSWCFGLYEQPEQTGAPERQVGFARLVTDAATFAYLCDVIVGEEHRGRGLGSWLVETVLAQPELQPLRLCLLGTHDAHELYRKFGFVEAPPGRFMGRRKNYI; from the coding sequence ATGCAACACGTCGCTTCACTAACTGGCGAGCCGCGGCGGTGGTCACGCCAAAGCGCTGAAGGTGCTCACGTGATCAGCACCGAGCGCGCGCGGCTCCAGCTCGACTGGCTCACCTGGCAGCTTCAGCACAGCTACTGGGCCCAGGGGATCCCGCCCGAAGTCGTCGAAGGCGCCGTGCGCGGCTCCTGGTGCTTCGGCCTCTACGAGCAGCCGGAACAAACCGGCGCGCCTGAGCGTCAGGTGGGCTTCGCCCGCCTGGTCACCGACGCCGCGACCTTCGCTTACCTGTGCGACGTGATCGTGGGTGAAGAACATCGCGGGCGTGGCCTTGGCAGCTGGCTGGTCGAGACGGTGCTGGCACAACCGGAGCTCCAGCCGCTCAGGCTGTGCTTGCTCGGCACCCACGACGCCCACGAGCTGTACCGTAAGTTCGGCTTTGTGGAGGCGCCGCCGGGGCGCTTCATGGGGCGCCGCAAGAACTACATATAG
- a CDS encoding 5-formyltetrahydrofolate cyclo-ligase: MSRPELPEEQERLLATRIRKHLRDRIRKNRAALPEAAAQARSARIIERLVALPSYVAATGVGLFWPLAGKREVDLRELDRMAREAGKRVYYPFLRGQTTGFGLVDDPSQLVESDWGFRQPADAVPAAANGEIEWIAVPALLLASDGHRLGYGRGFYDATLPDYCPPGVAVGVGFEFQLVPEVPSQPHDVRVDWIVSDERAFHTESKDAQVETSAAAARWRRLDGNE; encoded by the coding sequence GTGAGCCGCCCAGAGTTGCCGGAGGAGCAGGAACGCCTGCTTGCGACGCGTATCCGCAAGCACTTGCGAGACAGAATTCGCAAGAACCGGGCCGCGTTGCCCGAGGCAGCGGCTCAAGCCAGATCCGCACGGATCATTGAGCGACTGGTGGCGCTCCCAAGCTACGTCGCGGCCACAGGTGTCGGGCTCTTCTGGCCGCTGGCTGGCAAGCGAGAGGTGGACTTGCGCGAGTTGGACCGCATGGCGCGTGAAGCGGGCAAGCGGGTGTACTACCCCTTCCTCCGCGGCCAGACCACCGGGTTTGGCTTGGTCGACGACCCATCACAACTGGTCGAATCGGACTGGGGCTTTCGTCAACCCGCAGATGCGGTGCCCGCCGCTGCCAACGGCGAAATTGAATGGATCGCCGTGCCCGCGCTGCTCCTCGCAAGCGACGGCCATCGCCTCGGCTACGGGCGAGGCTTCTACGACGCCACGCTACCGGACTATTGTCCACCAGGTGTCGCTGTCGGTGTCGGCTTCGAGTTTCAGCTCGTGCCTGAGGTTCCGAGTCAGCCCCACGATGTGCGAGTAGACTGGATCGTCAGCGACGAGCGAGCTTTCCACACAGAATCAAAGGACGCGCAAGTCGAGACCTCAGCAGCTGCGGCGCGCTGGCGGCGCTTGGATGGCAACGAATAG
- a CDS encoding serine/threonine protein kinase, translating into MNSPVPNLQTPHPRSVDLSFQGEPHAALEPGSVVQGYQLLHSVGAGGTAQVFQAVELATGRMVAFKTALPRLRQNGHLAQRCRREMRIASRLAHENIVSVYDAGEHAGVPFLVMEWLSGENLRAHLTQRGFLEAKEAVRLMQPIFSAVAHGHGMGVIHRDIKLDNIVLHREYLPDGHIRVVPKLVDFGVSRLIGATALTLDSRASLLGTPQYMAPEQARGEAEIGPEADQHGLAVALYVLLCGHFPRAAANLGQLVSQVALSGFTPLSARAPSLDPELVRIVERGMACEPRDRYPSVAAFAAALAEWLRQSEADTLVEPVSTLPTASTVLLRGEGGESERHLEFPHPQTLELTQGTWMLRSAVQERTLMSQPAPREGTVESAPPSSLSAPESPLQVAAAKRSDWAWLGVAALVAALVVASLALSLV; encoded by the coding sequence GTGAACTCGCCGGTCCCGAATCTTCAGACGCCTCACCCACGGTCGGTCGACCTGTCTTTCCAGGGGGAGCCTCACGCAGCGCTCGAACCGGGCAGCGTGGTCCAAGGCTACCAGCTGCTGCACTCCGTCGGCGCCGGCGGAACGGCACAAGTGTTTCAGGCGGTGGAGCTAGCGACTGGCCGCATGGTTGCGTTCAAGACGGCGTTGCCGCGCCTGCGCCAGAACGGACACCTCGCGCAACGTTGCCGCAGAGAAATGCGGATCGCCTCACGGCTCGCGCACGAGAACATCGTGAGCGTCTACGACGCGGGCGAACACGCTGGCGTGCCCTTCCTGGTGATGGAGTGGCTCTCGGGTGAAAACTTGCGGGCTCACCTGACCCAGCGTGGATTCCTCGAGGCGAAGGAGGCGGTGCGCTTGATGCAACCGATCTTCTCGGCGGTCGCCCACGGGCACGGGATGGGGGTCATCCATCGCGACATCAAGCTGGACAACATCGTGCTGCATCGTGAGTACTTGCCCGATGGTCATATCCGTGTGGTACCAAAACTGGTTGACTTTGGGGTGTCGCGGCTGATCGGCGCCACGGCGCTCACCCTGGACTCCCGCGCGAGCTTGCTTGGCACGCCCCAGTACATGGCGCCCGAGCAAGCTCGCGGCGAAGCTGAAATCGGACCGGAGGCGGATCAGCACGGGTTGGCGGTGGCGCTCTATGTCTTGCTGTGTGGCCACTTTCCCCGAGCCGCTGCGAACTTGGGTCAGCTCGTGAGTCAGGTGGCGCTCAGCGGCTTCACGCCGCTGTCTGCTAGGGCGCCGAGCTTGGACCCGGAGCTCGTGCGCATCGTCGAGCGCGGGATGGCTTGTGAACCTCGAGATCGCTACCCTAGCGTCGCGGCCTTTGCTGCGGCGCTCGCCGAGTGGCTGCGGCAGAGCGAGGCGGACACCTTGGTGGAACCTGTGTCAACGCTTCCCACTGCCTCGACTGTCTTGCTGCGGGGGGAAGGGGGGGAGAGCGAGCGGCACCTGGAGTTCCCTCACCCCCAAACCCTCGAGCTCACTCAAGGCACGTGGATGCTGCGTTCGGCGGTCCAAGAGCGAACGCTGATGTCGCAACCTGCGCCCCGTGAAGGCACGGTCGAGAGTGCACCGCCGAGCAGCCTGAGCGCGCCGGAGTCGCCGCTACAGGTAGCCGCAGCTAAGCGCAGCGACTGGGCTTGGCTCGGGGTCGCTGCACTGGTCGCGGCGTTGGTCGTCGCATCACTGGCGCTCTCCTTAGTATAA